The Desulfosoma caldarium genome has a window encoding:
- the murA gene encoding UDP-N-acetylglucosamine 1-carboxyvinyltransferase, translated as MDKLVIEGGVPLQGEIPISGAKNAALPLMAASLLAPGRHVFTNVPRLRDIRTMERLLHHMGARTEHQDALTIDTSSITRPEAPYELVKTMRASVLVLGPLAARHGRARVSLPGGCAIGARPIDLHLRGLQAMGAQVDLEGGYVHVHCERLRGTAFTFDQVTVTGTENLMMAASLAEGETVLENAAREPEVVDLADYLTAMGARIEGVGTAIIRIRGVESLNPGTHRVIPDRIETGTYLVAAGITGGRLRLTHCRPDHVDAVLRKLKDAGMTITQDGETLTAEASHGPIRSINATTWPYPGFPTDMQAQFMALMTLGDGVSIIKEQIFENRFMHVSELRRLGADIVLDGRSAVVRGVPFLSGAPVMATDLRASASLVLAGLAARGRTDVSRIYHLERGYENLDGKLQAVGARIRREKE; from the coding sequence ATGGACAAATTGGTCATCGAAGGCGGTGTTCCACTTCAGGGTGAGATCCCTATCAGCGGTGCCAAGAACGCCGCCTTGCCCCTCATGGCGGCTTCCCTTTTGGCCCCGGGTCGGCACGTTTTCACCAATGTGCCTCGACTGCGGGACATTCGCACCATGGAACGGTTGCTGCACCACATGGGAGCCCGTACGGAGCACCAAGACGCGCTCACCATCGACACGTCCTCCATCACCCGGCCGGAAGCGCCCTACGAACTCGTGAAGACCATGCGCGCCTCGGTTCTGGTCCTCGGCCCGTTGGCCGCCCGTCACGGGCGCGCTCGAGTGTCTTTGCCCGGAGGATGCGCCATCGGGGCTCGGCCCATCGATCTGCACCTGCGCGGTCTTCAGGCCATGGGCGCCCAGGTAGATTTGGAAGGCGGCTATGTGCATGTGCACTGCGAGCGGCTTCGAGGCACAGCTTTTACCTTTGACCAAGTCACGGTCACCGGCACGGAAAACCTCATGATGGCCGCTTCCCTGGCTGAAGGAGAAACCGTTCTCGAGAATGCCGCACGAGAACCGGAAGTGGTGGATCTGGCCGATTACCTCACGGCCATGGGGGCTCGCATCGAAGGGGTCGGCACGGCCATCATTCGGATTCGAGGCGTGGAATCCTTGAACCCCGGCACACATCGTGTCATACCCGACCGCATTGAAACGGGCACCTACCTGGTTGCGGCGGGCATCACCGGAGGTCGCCTGCGACTGACCCATTGTCGCCCCGACCATGTGGACGCCGTTCTTCGCAAGCTGAAGGATGCCGGCATGACAATCACCCAAGATGGTGAAACTCTCACGGCGGAAGCTTCGCATGGCCCCATTCGAAGCATCAACGCCACCACATGGCCATATCCGGGTTTTCCCACGGACATGCAGGCACAATTCATGGCGCTCATGACCTTGGGAGACGGCGTTAGTATCATCAAGGAACAGATCTTTGAGAACCGGTTCATGCATGTCAGCGAACTGCGACGCCTTGGAGCGGACATCGTGCTGGATGGCCGAAGTGCTGTGGTGCGCGGGGTGCCTTTTCTTTCCGGCGCTCCGGTCATGGCCACGGATCTTCGAGCGTCGGCCTCATTGGTGCTGGCGGGTCTGGCCGCTCGAGGCCGCACCGATGTGAGCCGCATTTATCATCTGGAACGCGGTTATGAAAACCTGGACGGTAAGCTTCAAGCTGTGGGCGCCCGTATTCGCCGCGAGAAGGAATAA